The window AGATTAGATAGAATTCACAACAGAACATAAAAATCTTTGCACTGTCAAAATTGACTGAAATTATGGCTTCTTTCAGACCAAGCCTCTTAAGACACGACTCTCTTGAATGATACCTATTTGGGTGGAAAATtcctttaaagttaaaaataaataactcacATTATTCAACCAAGTATCCTCATCTATTAAGCATACTCTCTTAGTTGCCATGTGATTGTTGAGCAACTGTTTTGCAGACTAAAAGATCAGTGTGAGCAACAGTAGAAGAACTTTTATTGCATCTTGAGGACAGCAGAGAATGAGGCTCAGTGGTTTTAGAGTCATTACTCCTTACCCCCCACCTCCTATTTCTTGCTTAGCAGATAGTCCAGATAAACATCCATAAATAatcatggatttaaaaaaatgtcaaagggAAAGGATGGGGCGCTACCCTCAATTCATCAAATTCCTTTTGGAACTCTTGCTTCTGTGAAGTTACAAAACaaagtttatttacatatttcacaCTGTCCTGTCACAGTCCTACGTTCTTAAACATGAGATTTAGTTACACTACCAGATATGTCAGCAGCTGCTTTATCACCAGCACCAGCAATCCAATGATAACAATCGCTGGTGTTCTTGTTCTGTGGTTTAACTGTGTAGCGAGTACAATAGATAATGCCCAGGACCACCATCAGCACAATGAAGATGCAAAGTGGCACTAGCAATCCAATTAGCAACCAGCTGGTTCCTTGGCTCTGGTTGCTGCTGTTCTCATTATCAATAATGACGTCCTCTATTACTCGTGACTGAATTGAGAAAAGGGTGGAAGTTTGTTGGACTGGACCAAAGGTGACTGATTTATCATCATACATGTTAGGATTGTCATGGTCTTGTTCAAAGGACCCATGTTCTCCAAAAATGTTGAAAGGGTTTTTTGCAGTTTCCTGTGTCTCAGGCTTTGTTTGGGTTGAGCTGAACCAGAGCCAATTCCAAGCGCCGCCTGAAGCTGTGGGGGAAGGGTGGACTGTGGGAACGGTGGTGCTCTCATCCTCATAATAGTCTGGTGTGGGCGTCAGAATTGCCGgtggaaaaaaagcattatgaaCTGGTTGCTCTGGATTAAGGTCAACATCAACATTAATGACCTCAAGGGAGCTTTCAGTCAGTGTAGTGGTTTCGGGTTCCTCTTCAGTTGTCGAAATCAGGTCTGTCGGAACTGTCTCCACATTGGGCAGCTCAGTCTGCCAGTTCCAGTCAGAATCAGGTGGAGGGTGCCATGGGAAGGCAGGATCCTCTGCTTCCCAAATAGGGTTGTGAGTAATCCATGGGTTGGAGAAGGTGGTTGAAGGAGTCTCCATATCCTCCCCAATGGGTCTGCAGGAATACTGGTCAGCTTGAAGAGTATAACCTTCTTCACAGTAGCACTCAAAGCCTCCGTCATAATTGATGCACATACGTTCACACGTTCCTTCGATTTGACATTCGTCAATGTCGTGACATTGACTCTGGTCCTCTTGTAGTGGGGCAAAACCAAGATGGCAGTGGCAAATATGGGAGCCCAGTGTGTTCTCACACTCATGAGCACATGGGTTGTCCAAACACTCATCCACATCTTCACAGACACCCTCTTCATCTTGTCGGTAGCCACCTCGGCAGCGACACTCAAAGGTTCCAGGTGCATTTACACAGATATGCTCACATGGACTCTGTAGGCATTCATCGACATCTACACAGCCCCGTTCATCAGGTGCCAGCATGTAGCCATCAGGACAAGCGCAGCGGTAGCCATCCATCACACGCAAGCACTCAAACTCACATGGAGCCCCATTGCAAGGGTCAGACAGAAAGCAACTTACCCCATCCTCAGCCAGGAGATAGCCATTATTACAATCACAATAGTAGTGCGAGTCATTCTCGACGCAGAAGTGATGGCAACCTCCATTATCTTTATCGCACCAACTTGTCTTAGGAGTATCAGAGCAAAAAGGTGGTTCCCTGTTCCAGCCAACAGTTCCGTCTTCCTTTTGTGTACACAGAACTGACTGGTCATCTTTAGCAGGACAAGGCACAGCTGCTACCGATCCAAACGGGATATGTGTTAAGAGGGTACTCAGCAGGTTAAAAGGGGTACTATACAGTGCATTCCCACCTCCCTCGCTAGCAATAGCTGTACACATGCCTTGGAAGTTATACCTGCACAGGTAGCCATCCACTGAAATCGAACAAGGTCCGTCTTTCCATTTCAGATTATGCCCTTGCTCATGGGCCGCAGTGCTATAAGGCATCACCACACATCGTGGAGATGAGCAACTGGCCGAGTCCTCCTGTAGCCAGTTGGTGTACTGGGTGTCCTGATCTCCAGTGACCCACGAGAAGCCACGCAGGGGACGGTTGGTTGCACATTGTCGGGCTGTCTCTGAAGGCCAATCCAGATATTTGCTTTGCCTCTGTGATGCTGTCTCAGTTCCACATTTGAAAAGAGCTCCTTCACTATTGCTGCTTCCTTTGGGTGCCTGATGGTGGCCAGATTGCCCCCGTGTTCCTTGCAGCTCCGCCAAGCCTCCAGGAAGATCTTGCGCTGAAAATGGAGCACAAAGCACCCATCCTCCCTGCAGAGTGCATCCCGCTCTGTCAAGTCCTGTGTCTGCACCCCATAGAG is drawn from Puntigrus tetrazona isolate hp1 chromosome 7, ASM1883169v1, whole genome shotgun sequence and contains these coding sequences:
- the LOC122349518 gene encoding LOW QUALITY PROTEIN: endosialin-like (The sequence of the model RefSeq protein was modified relative to this genomic sequence to represent the inferred CDS: inserted 1 base in 1 codon), with product MGCTVFRVILVSSLLCLYGVQTQDLTERDALCREDGCFVLHFQRKIFLEAWRSCKEHGGNLATIRHPKEAAIVKELFSNVELRQHHRGKANIWIGLQRQPXQCATNRPLRGFSWVTGDQDTQYTNWLQEDSASCSSPRCVVMPYSTAAHEQGHNLKWKDGPCSISVDGYLCRYNFQGMCTAIASEGGGNALYSTPFNLLSTLLTHIPFGSVAAVPCPAKDDQSVLCTQKEDGTVGWNREPPFCSDTPKTSWCDKDNGGCHHFCVENDSHYYCDCNNGYLLAEDGVSCFLSDPCNGAPCEFECLRVMDGYRCACPDGYMLAPDERGCVDVDECLQSPCEHICVNAPGTFECRCRGGYRQDEEGVCEDVDECLDNPCAHECENTLGSHICHCHLGFAPLQEDQSQCHDIDECQIEGTCERMCINYDGGFECYCEEGYTLQADQYSCRPIGEDMETPSTTFSNPWITHNPIWEAEDPAFPWHPPPDSDWNWQTELPNVETVPTDLISTTEEEPETTTLTESSLEVINVDVDLNPEQPVHNAFFPPAILTPTPDYYEDESTTVPTVHPSPTASGGAWNWLWFSSTQTKPETQETAKNPFNIFGEHGSFEQDHDNPNMYDDKSVTFGPVQQTSTLFSIQSRVIEDVIIDNENSSNQSQGTSWLLIGLLVPLCIFIVLMVVLGIIYCTRYTVKPQNKNTSDCYHWIAGAGDKAAADISGSVTKSHV